A single region of the Rhodococcus sp. W8901 genome encodes:
- a CDS encoding acyl-CoA synthetase, producing MTLNIADLYEAVADAIPDRVPVVCGDERRTYAELDRRANRLAHHLESVGVQPGQHVAVHMRNRMEYVEALLACMKIRAVPINVNFRYTDAELVYLYSNSDSVALIVENEYLATAGVALPQCPGIGHVVVVGEHDGLPAGFESVTVVDYEDALAAQPDTRGFGPRSSDDHFVIYTGGTTGMPKGVVWRHEDFYFAALCGGNVGGAPRRSLEEVVAGATANTEPSAYLLIPPLMHGAAIYSLLIAFLMGERRVLTRTFDPADVPRLVEAEQLAGITVVGDAIARPIADAIREHGAGHDLSSLKMMGSGGALFSPKLKDELREMIPGLTIKDAFGASETGHDGIVEFGEDGTKRIRSNPNMILVDEKFRPMSPGSDDVGFIARRGHVPLEYYKDEAKTAATFPVVDGVRMAILGDMGRMEEDGTILLLGRGSTCINTGGEKVYPEEVEQALKTHPAVMDALVAGAPDVRYGERVAAVVQLRPGFDDADPGQIAEHCRVHVAGYKIPRAVVVVPSIRRSPSGKADYRWAREVVTAG from the coding sequence GTGACGCTGAACATCGCCGACCTGTACGAAGCGGTCGCGGATGCGATTCCGGACCGGGTGCCGGTGGTGTGTGGGGACGAACGCCGGACCTACGCCGAGCTCGACCGCCGGGCCAACCGGCTCGCGCACCACCTCGAGTCGGTGGGAGTGCAGCCCGGGCAGCACGTGGCGGTCCATATGCGGAACCGGATGGAATACGTGGAGGCCCTGCTGGCCTGCATGAAGATCCGCGCGGTGCCGATCAACGTCAACTTCCGGTACACCGACGCCGAACTGGTGTACCTGTACAGCAACTCCGACAGTGTCGCGCTCATCGTCGAGAACGAGTACCTCGCGACCGCGGGCGTGGCTCTGCCGCAGTGCCCGGGCATCGGGCACGTCGTCGTGGTCGGCGAGCACGACGGGCTGCCGGCCGGTTTCGAGTCCGTGACGGTGGTCGACTACGAGGACGCCCTCGCCGCGCAGCCCGACACCCGGGGCTTCGGACCGCGCAGTTCGGACGACCACTTCGTGATCTACACGGGCGGCACCACGGGGATGCCGAAGGGCGTGGTGTGGCGGCACGAGGACTTCTACTTCGCGGCGCTGTGTGGTGGAAACGTCGGCGGCGCCCCCCGACGTTCGCTCGAGGAGGTGGTGGCCGGCGCCACCGCCAACACCGAACCCTCTGCGTACCTGTTGATTCCGCCGCTGATGCACGGGGCGGCCATCTATTCGCTCCTCATCGCCTTCCTCATGGGCGAGCGGCGCGTCCTCACCCGTACGTTCGACCCGGCCGACGTGCCGCGTCTGGTCGAGGCCGAGCAGCTCGCGGGCATCACGGTCGTCGGCGACGCCATCGCGCGCCCGATCGCCGACGCCATCCGCGAACACGGGGCGGGCCACGACCTGAGTTCGTTGAAGATGATGGGCTCGGGTGGTGCGCTGTTCTCCCCGAAGCTCAAGGACGAACTGCGCGAGATGATCCCGGGTCTGACGATCAAGGACGCATTCGGCGCGTCCGAGACCGGTCACGACGGCATCGTCGAGTTCGGCGAGGACGGCACGAAGCGAATCCGCTCCAACCCCAACATGATCCTCGTCGACGAGAAGTTCCGGCCGATGTCGCCGGGCTCCGACGACGTGGGCTTCATCGCGCGCAGGGGACACGTGCCGCTCGAGTACTACAAGGACGAGGCGAAGACAGCCGCCACGTTCCCGGTGGTCGACGGCGTGCGGATGGCGATCCTGGGCGACATGGGTCGGATGGAGGAGGACGGCACCATCCTGCTGCTCGGTCGGGGATCCACGTGCATCAACACCGGTGGCGAGAAGGTGTACCCCGAAGAGGTGGAGCAGGCACTCAAGACCCACCCCGCCGTGATGGATGCGCTGGTGGCCGGTGCCCCCGACGTCCGGTACGGGGAGCGAGTCGCAGCGGTGGTGCAGTTGCGGCCCGGCTTCGACGACGCCGACCCCGGCCAGATCGCCGAACACTGCCGCGTTCACGTTGCGGGCTACAAGATTCCGCGTGCCGTGGTGGTGGTTCCGTCGATCCGGCGGTCCCCCAGTGGCAAGGCCGACTACCGCTGGGCGCGCGAGGTCGTCACGGCGGGCTAG
- a CDS encoding MFS transporter: protein MTAEQTAVPIVAQSRPDNRRRAWSMTGLVVFLYIINYADKAVLGIIAQPMARELGLTSAQIGMVGSLFFLTFTIGGFFAGPLNKYLTLRWALLILAAAWSVVMLPLLISASLVTLIVGRMLLGLAEGPSSALMHTATYSWHPPNKRGLPGAFLMASGSIAKILLAPVLTFITINYGWKTTVAVLTVLGVTWIVCWLIGWTEGPYTGKAPEAEAGDADDAVASVPWRKILLSRTFVSCGALTIVVYGLSTVVLTWLPSYFERGLGYSALQAGSMLAIPAIVTLILLITSGFVTDRLMGRGASSRTVRIIVPCIGVLVCGIVLAALPLVDVPMLAVIALSIGYGAASMAFPLINAAISELCPPQQTAGTMGAFLATMAIGGLIAPYATGVIIDNAATPTAGYTLVFQVIGILAAIAAVAALLLANPDRDRRAILG, encoded by the coding sequence ATGACCGCAGAGCAGACTGCTGTTCCGATAGTCGCCCAAAGCCGACCCGACAACCGGCGCCGCGCCTGGAGCATGACGGGCCTCGTCGTGTTTCTCTACATCATCAACTATGCCGACAAAGCCGTCCTGGGCATCATCGCCCAGCCGATGGCCCGTGAACTGGGCCTCACCTCCGCCCAGATCGGCATGGTCGGCTCGCTGTTCTTCCTCACCTTCACGATCGGCGGCTTCTTCGCTGGTCCCCTGAACAAGTACCTGACGCTGCGCTGGGCGCTGCTCATCCTCGCCGCAGCATGGTCGGTGGTGATGCTGCCGCTGCTGATCTCGGCATCCCTGGTGACCCTCATCGTGGGTCGGATGCTCTTGGGACTCGCCGAAGGTCCGAGTTCTGCGCTCATGCACACTGCGACCTACTCCTGGCATCCACCGAACAAGCGTGGCCTGCCGGGCGCCTTCCTCATGGCGTCGGGATCCATCGCGAAGATCCTGCTCGCCCCGGTCCTCACGTTCATCACCATCAACTACGGCTGGAAAACCACCGTCGCAGTCTTGACCGTCCTCGGCGTCACATGGATAGTGTGCTGGCTCATCGGTTGGACCGAGGGCCCCTACACGGGGAAGGCACCGGAGGCCGAGGCCGGCGATGCTGACGACGCCGTGGCGAGCGTTCCGTGGCGGAAGATCCTCCTCTCCCGTACATTCGTCAGTTGCGGCGCGCTCACGATCGTCGTCTACGGCCTGTCTACTGTGGTATTGACCTGGCTCCCTTCATACTTCGAACGTGGCCTCGGGTACAGCGCGCTGCAGGCCGGATCGATGCTCGCGATACCCGCCATCGTCACACTCATCCTGTTGATCACCTCGGGATTCGTGACAGACCGACTGATGGGACGTGGCGCGAGCTCCCGCACGGTACGGATCATCGTTCCGTGCATCGGCGTGCTGGTCTGCGGGATTGTTCTGGCGGCGCTGCCCCTCGTCGACGTACCGATGCTGGCGGTTATTGCGTTGTCGATCGGCTACGGTGCCGCCAGCATGGCGTTTCCTCTCATCAACGCGGCCATCTCGGAGCTGTGCCCACCTCAGCAGACGGCCGGCACCATGGGCGCCTTCCTCGCGACCATGGCCATCGGTGGGCTCATTGCGCCGTATGCGACGGGCGTGATCATCGACAACGCCGCCACCCCGACGGCCGGCTACACCCTGGTGTTCCAGGTGATCGGCATCCTCGCCGCCATCGCTGCCGTCGCGGCACTGCTGCTCGCGAATCCGGACCGCGACCGCCGCGCCATCCTGGGCTGA